Part of the Perognathus longimembris pacificus isolate PPM17 chromosome 1, ASM2315922v1, whole genome shotgun sequence genome, ACTCACATAATGACAGGATTGGAATTCCAGACAGATAATATCTATTGGGGCTCAGTTTATACCTGGAGTATAATGTCCACCAGCACAGTGCCTCCATTTGAAAGAACCTCCATGTTTGACCACCCCTCTGGGACTGCTGTGGAGGGCCCAGCACTCCTTCTTCTGGCTGCTACGAGCAACTACAGCTTCTTTATTAATGACAGCTTTATCTTGGTCTAAGTGCTGACCTCAGATCAAGATCAAACCTTTAAGATATCcaaaccttggggctgggaatatggcctagtggcaagagtgcttgcctcgtatacatgaagccctgggttggagtcctcagcaccacatatatagaaaaagtcagaagtggcactgtggctcaagtgacagagtgctagccttgagcaaaaagaagccagggacagtgctcagaccctgagtttaaggcccaggactggcaaaaagaaatatttttcttatatcaAGGTAACTGCtttagcccagcactggtggctcacactgataatcatagctactcagaaggctgagatctgcgggtctctgttcaaagccgccctgggcaacaaagtctgtgagacttttatctccaattagctagcaaaaagccagaagtgaagctgtggctgaagtggtagagcatcaaccttggaaaagctaagggacagcatccaagccctaagctcaagtgaaaaagaaagagaggggggaggggggaggcaggcaggcaagtaggcaggaaggaaggaagaaaaggaagagaggacacaagccaggtgctggtgggttatgcttgtcattctagctattcagaaggctgagactgaggatcctggttcaaagccagccagggcaggaacatcTACAAGAGTCTTACCTTCATttaaacactagaaaaccagaagatgagctgttgctcaaagtggtagagcactagccttgagcacaaaagttcaggaacagcatctaggacctgaattcaagctttatgacacacacacaaaacaattgcCCATATTCTAGTTCTGTTGCTCTTGTCAAGCTTCTGACTATCCAGGAAATTTATTCTTATTCGAGTCAAAAATCATGTGAGTGTTCATTCACGTGAAGGTCTTTTAGTGTGTGtggccagtaatggggcttaaactcactgtccctgagcttttgtgctcaaggctagagctctaccccttgagacacacGTTCCCTTCTAGCGTTTTGCTGTTTagctggcctttcctgcctgggctgtctttaaaccttgattctcagttctcagcctcctgagtagctgggattgcaggctgcCCCTATTTTCTGACAGTACCCAGTCCAGAATGATCTTGAAATGCTCAAAATTcgagacaccctccccccacccctgccaagaCTGCCGAGAAGCCAATTctgatgcaaaagcaaagagttGTTTATTAGCAAGCTCAAGCTCGAACCTAAGCCCACAAGGATACAGCCAAGATGGATGAAGGCCCAGAGCACAGATTACACCGGGTTTATATAGTAAATAACTCTAGGGGATTCTCAATTAAAAAGACATGTGATTGGTTAATCTTTAgtgtgttatctattcctgattagctTGGGCATTGTCACTTAAGAGCAAgacagtcaaagtttgcaaaagactTCTGGGGTCAGCCTTCACCTGTTATCGATCTCCAGACTGTTAGTGGGGGGTGCTGCAAGGGACTTTTGGCTCCAGTCCCCTCctgctatgtatacattagttacttattggggcagtaacttgtCAGGGGCTTAATTTcctggtggagcacctggcacctcaaatatttatctgctgatattgcagtacacagcacaattatcaaaTAAGGCAGTGAAGCgtcttacaaacaatggctaaagcattctaacttgaACTGACCGCCGGTCAAAAGACTCCAGTCTCTGACTAccttattttagactgcattttgctCACGCTTCAtactgacatgttctgcagttattccaggaagcttcagggcccggtcaggcccaagctacaatatagaggtgcACCGGCTGCTCAGGCTCCTCAATCTGCCTTCCTGTTGAATCTTTCTCTAAGTTCTCCAATGGAAACTCAAATTTTGTCTGAAACTAGTCCTACTTCCCTGTTACTAGATATTGCTACAATTAATAAACCCAACTTCACTGATGGGCTGGCAAGCTTTTCCACAAGTTTGTTGGGTTCTTCAGGCCTGAACTGGCTGCTTTGTCTTGCGCCCCCCGGTGGTTACCTTAGGAAACAGCAGGAGCTACGAGTGCTTGGCACTTGAGCCAGGCACTTGAGATGCaggcacatctccatttccacctttttgctggttagagacaaagtcctacagacttttcttccagccCCGGCTGGATTCAAACcgcgattctcaggtctcagcttcccgagtagctaagattacaagcatgtaagTTGTTTATCATGCTTTTTGTTTCCTCAAGATTTTTGTttctgggagtggtgctgtggctcaacttgatagagcgccagccttgagctaaaacagAGCttagagacctgagttcaagccacatgaccaccactactaacaacaaaaatattctttaagggctgggaatatggcccagtggcaatagtgcttgactcgtatacatgaagccctgggttcaattccccagcaccacatatatagaaaacggccagaagtggcactgtggctcaagtggcagagtgctagccttgagcaaaaagaagccagggacagtgctcaggccctgagtccaaggcccaggactggccaaaaaaaaaaaaaaagatttttgtttcctccagataatgagtacatttctctttttttggcccctgtcacacacacaccctttttaagaatttttttccttgtgttggtactgggtcttgaactcagggctgtgtgctctgctttccttctccttctccttcttcttcttcttaaggTTGGAAATCTACCACTGGAGAGTTACCTCCACTTTTTGTCTGCCCAGTATGGCCTCAAACCTGGactctcccatctcagcctccagagtaacagctaggattacaggcctgagctgcctGCCCTGCGGGGCTCAAGACATTCTTAGAAGGGTTTGGCAGCTGCACGCCAGTGTCCTCGGGGGCTTGCTTCGTGTCCCCTCCCCCCGCTGCAGGCGGACTGTCACAGACTGTCACTCACCTGCACTAACCAGATGCTGCCCACTGACTTAATTTCCCAGAGTGCTCACCTCAGCAAACACGCCCCACAGGGCTTGCCTTCCCGCCCCCGGAAGTGCTGGAGGAGCTAGACCGCAGCCGGAAGGCGGGGACAGGGCTTCCGAGTCCAGAGAGCAGCGACGGGGAAGGGAGGCGGCACTGCGCACGCGCAAAGGAGCAGGAGCGACACCCCAGCCAGGTAAGCACACTCGGAGGCCCGCACTTCCCCTTTAAGATGGACTCCTGCCCTCCggcaaaaaatacatttttaacattCTTTGCAACGTCCGGTCGCTGCCTGGGCAGAAGTGTTTGTGACACTTCTTGGCTGGCTTGTCCGGCTAGCCAGattaccacccccccacccccgccccaggctCTGCAGGCCTAAGTGGGTGCCCCTGGGCCCACTCTGTCTACCTCAAGTTCACAGGCTGTTCTGACCTGCCCTGTATTTTGCCATTTGAATGAATGATCCATGTTTAAATGTAGGAGTTTGTGAATGTCAGGATTGCCTTGAGGAAATCCGAGTGCCACAGTCATGTGGCACTTGTATTGTCACTCACCCACGTAGTGTCTGCCCACAAATGCAGGCTTTTgacgtttttgttttgttttggaggcatGGTTTTTCTCTattagcccaggttggcctcaaacacataatccttctgccttagccttcCAAATtcaggaattacaggtgtgccccaTTCTCAGTTagcactttgtgtgtgtatgtgtgtgtacacacgcgtgctagtactggggcttgaactcacaccctgggctttgtcctttagctttttcttttgcttttttttttttgccagtcctgggccttggactcagggcctgagcactgtccctggcttcctttttgctcaaggctagcactctgccacttgagccacagcgccacttctggccattttctatatatgtggtgctggggaattgaacccagggcctcatgtatacgaggcaagctctctcgccactaggccatatccccagccctgtcctttagctttttcactcaagtctggagctgtaccacttgagcctcagctccagttctggtttttggtaggtaagtggagataagagtcccactgactttcctacttgggttgactttgaactgtgattctcatatctcaaccttctaagtagctaggattacaggcctgagctacggACACCTGgcctttcttatttttgtttttagatatccGGAGGTGGGACGTGTCCAGCTTGTTCTCAGGCAAGCTGGGTTTTGGAAGAGGACGAATGGCATTGAGCTGTGGCTGGCAAGCTCCTAGGAGCCAGTGGTATCTCCAGAAGGCCTACAGATATGCGGGCTTCTCCCTGTTTCTGGGGGACCGCTGTCCCTGGAGAGGAGCAGGAAGCCCTGTAAACGCAGAGGTGAAAAAGTTTCTTGAAAAGAACACAGAAGTCACCAGCACTGGCAACCTCACCCCCGAAATCCAGCTACGACTTTTGACCCCCAGATGCAAGTTCTGGTGGGAAAGAGCTGACCTGTGGCCTTTTGGTGATCCTTACTGGGCCATCTACTGGCCTGGAGGCCAAGCCCTGTCTAGGTATACTACCTGGCTGGAACGGGGGCCTGGGACTGCTGCTCAGCTTTTCTCCTCTCAGCACCTCCAATGCCTCATTCTCCATCTGCCACACAACATCAAAACCCCAAAGTCCCTGAGGCTGGCTGAGCCCTCCACTTGGTGGAGTTCAGTCTGTAATCTCCCCTACAGAGGAGAGGAGGGTTGGTATTGTAGGAAGATAAAGgttatcttcttttaaaaaaagaaagaaagaaagaaagaaggggctggtaatatggcctagtggcaagagtgcttgcctcgtatacatgaagccctgggttccattcctcagcaccacatatacagaaaaaggccagaggtggcactgtggctcaagtggcagagtgctagccttgagcaaaaagaagccagggacagtgctcaggccctgagtccaagccccagaactgccaaaaaagaagaagaagccgccTCCTatagccaagcatggtggttcatgcctgcgaTTGGGGAAGTGGAGAAAGGAGCATCatgaggttgaagccagcctgagctatgtgGTGAGACctcagaaaaccaaaaccaacaacaaacaagtAGATGAGAAACCAGAAAGCCTTGTCCATACTTGGCTTTGGTATTTGCCAGAAAGAGGTGGTTTGAAGCCTCCAGAGGCTGGATTTTCAGTTGAGGTCAAGGGAGAAGACAGGAATGATCACCAGTAAATTCCCAGAGGGTGGGAGTGACCTCCACAGTGCTCACTGTTGATCCTCCCCAGGCTTCCTGCTGGCATAGATGTGAattcatttggggaaaaaaaaaaaaaaaaaaaaagaagccaggctctggtggtgcacgcctgtgatcctagctactggggaggcaggaaagtccatgagactcatttccagatAACCTCTAGGAAACCGAAAGTAGCGCTAtttctcaaaatggtagagagctagccttgagcaaagagctcagggacagtgaccaggccctgagttcaagccccacaactgacacacacacacacacacacacacacacacacacacacacacacacaccagacatcccccctcaaaaaaaccccaccaaaacatgcaacctgtgtgtgtgtgtgtgtgtgtgtgtgtgtgtgtgtgtgtaccagggcttctcgctttcttggctttttcattcaaattcttatggacttcctgcctgggctgacttggaactatgattgtcagatcccagcctccttaagagctaggattataggtagaagTCACTGttacctgcctttttttttttttattgctggtcttagggcttgaactctgggccttggcactgtctctgagctgcttttgctaaaTCTAGTGcactactctggctttttctgagtagtttattggagataagagtctcatgatggactttcctgcccaggccagcttggaactgcaatcctcagatctcagtcttctgagtagctggattacaggtgtgagccactagagcccagctcagcatgttttgttttttttgtttttttttttggccagtcctggggcttggactcagggcctgagcactgtacctggcttcttcttgctcaaggctagcactctgccacttgagccacagcgccacttctggccattttctgtatatgtggtgctggggaatcgaacccagggcctcatgtatatgaggcaagcactcatgccactaggccatatccccagcccctgtttttttttgaATAGTTCTTCCTGCACTTTTCCCACATCCCTGAgctgtgtttttcttcttcttcttttttttttttttttggccagtcctggggcttggactcagggcctgagcactgtccctggcttcttcctgctcaaggctagcactttgccacctgagccacagtgctccttctggccattttccatatatgtggtgctggggaatcgaaccgagagcttcatgtgtaggaggcaagcactcttgccactaggccatattcccagcccctgtgtttttcttctttttgaatcTAGGTATCTCTTGGATAATCCTGGTGTTGTGAGAGGAAAGTCAGTGCTAGACCTCGGGAGTGGGTGTGGAGCCACAGCCATGGCTGCGAAGATGAGTGGGGCCTCACAGATCCTGGCCAATGACACagaccccagtaagaatttcatATTACAAACCATTGAAagcatatttttgttttcttcaggatAAATATGTACAGACACTCAGCACAGGGTGTCATTATGtagctcagggtggctttgaagttgctatgtagcccagactagcattaagctgtgtgtgtgtgtgtgtgttggttctggggcttgaactgatggcctgagctctgtccctgaagatttttgctcaaagctaatactcttccacttgagccacagatccaattctagctttttggtagctaattagagatgataatctcatggactttcctgcctgggccagcttcacaATCTTGACAGttcagctacctgagtagttaggattaccaatgtaagccaccagcacccagatcatagtgtttacttttattttatttgtattggtATGGGACCTTGAACTTAGAGCCACGGATGTTCTTACTTGGCtattttggggattttttttgctggtcctaggacttgaactcagggtgtggacactgtccttgagcttcttttgctcaagtctgtgctctacctcttgcaccacagcttcacttccagcattttttgtaATTCATTGAAGATCTAAGAGtcacattgacttttctgcccaggttcactttgaaccatgatccttagatctcagcctcctgagtttgcttggcttttatgctcaaagctggagctctacaacttgagccacacttcttcttcagctttttgatggttaactggaaacaagagtctcagatttgtctgcccaggctggcttagaactaggATCCttaagtctcagtctcctgagtagctagaattacaggtatgagccactgacacccagaatttattgtattatctttaagtagttgtacaaaggagttgtcattgtcacttaacaaagcagtttatgaatgcagtgtatCTTGTTCATTGTCtcttctttcaacattcttatctattagaattttttttcttatgccagtactagaagttgaactcaggacctcttgatATTGCTTGATTTTTTCCTTCAAacctggtactctacaacttgagccatacctccacttctggctttttgctgattaattagagatagagtctggGGTTTGTCTACCTAGGCCGGCTtgagatcccagcttcctgagtagctaggattacaggtgtgagccaccaacatccagcatATTTGCAATAGTATATGGCTTAACAATAGGATACATTTTAgtgttcttcatctttttttgggtcagtcatggcgcttgaactcagggcctgggtactgtccctcagctctttcactcaaggctagtgccctactactttgagccacagctctacttccagttttctggtggttaactggaagtaagagtatcagtaagagtatcatggactttcttgccctggctagctttgaactgtgatcctcagctctcagcctcctgagtagctaggactacctgTATAAGCTACCAGTGGTCTgactttaactttaaaaataacaaacaagggatggcaatgtggcttagtggtagggtgcttgcctagcatgcatgaagccctgggttcctttcctcagtaccacacacagagaaaaagccggaagtggtgctgtgactcaagaggtagagtgttagccttgagcaaaaaaagcccagggacagtgcccaggtctgagttcaagccccaggacttgcaataaatgaataattagaaataaaaaacaaaaaatataaaaaacaactTTCACCAGatgatggtggttcacacctgtgatctgaatactcaggaggctgagatatgaggatcacagttcgaagcctggacagaaaagtccatgagactgtgtCACCAATTAGTTAGCAAAAACCCtcaagtatagctgtggctcaagtgatacagtgctagccttgagcaaaaaaaatcaggggcagcatctaggtcctgagttcaagtcccaggaccaggaccAAATAGAAagcagggggagaaggaagggggtatATATGCTAAACCATCAACTCATCATGTGTTTTGAAGTTGCAGGAATGGCTATTGCACTGAATTGTGAACTGAATCGACTGGATCCTTTCCCTATCTTAACTGAAGACATTTTGGATATGGAACAGGAGAAATGGGACCTGGTTGTCCTTGGAGATATGTTTTATGATGATGATCTTGCTGACAGGCTCCATCAGTGGTTGAGGAGCTGCCGTGGGACCTATGGAACGCGAATCCTGATTGGTGACCCTGGCCGTCCCCAGTTCACAGGACACCGCATCCAACAGCAGCTGTGTAAAATAGTGGAGTTCTCCCTGCCTGAGCCCACCCAGCAGGAGAACAATGGATTGACAACAAGCGCAGTGTGGGaattctggccttgaactgttcTAGTGCTTCTAAGTTTCAATACAATTTTATGTggaagactgtaatcctagtaacttgggaggcagagattaggggtttggggctcaaggccagcctggtttgaggccagtctgggcaaaaaagttctcaaagccaggcactggtggctcacacctgtaatcctatctactcaggaggctgagatctaaggatcctgtttTGAAGCTAGaaatggcaggaaagtttgtgaggcttaTCTCCATTTCATCAGcagcaatggagctgtggctcaagtggtagggaggtagccttgagctaaaaagctcagacagcacccaggccctgaattcaagtcccaggactggcgcgggtgtgcaggcacacacacactttgcaaaATTCCATCTTAACCAATGGCTGTCATCCTAAACTacagggaagcataaataggaagatcatacaCTATGGCAGCCTGAGCCTAAATCAAATGATTGAGACACTTGTATTCTCCATCTGCTTGCTTGCTGAAAGCTGGGCTCTAAGTCACTTGAGCCAGTTTTACTTCtcgcttttttgttgttgttgtttgtcatggggcttgaactctgggcctgggtgccatctctgagctcttcagctcaaggctagcactctaccacttgaaccacaggaccacttccagttttctggtagttaattggagataagagtctcacggactttcctgtccacctgggctggctttgcaccatgaatcctaagatctcagcctccagagtagctagcattatagatgtgagcctccagcacccactcTCAAGTTCTTTATGACACAGAAACATTAtaatatgtcctttttttttttttccagtcctgggccttggactcagggcctgagcactgtcccaggcttccttttgctcaaggctagcactctgccacttgagccacagcgccacttctggccattttccgaatatgtggtactggggaattgaacccagggcttcatgcatacgaggcaagctctcttgccactaggccatattcccagccataataTGTCCTTTATATAGCTTAACCAGAAGCTAAATATATCACTAAATACAtcactgctattattattattttgaacaaTCTATTGTCTGTTAGATCAgctaagaataagaataatagagatttttaaaattttttgccagtcctggagcatgaactcagggcctgggcactgtccctgaggctcttttgttcaaggcactctaccacttgagccacagcaccacttccggccttttctgtgtatgtgatactgaggaattgaacccagggcttcatgcatgctaggcaagcactctgccactaagccacatttccagtccaatAATAAAGATTTTAACTTCAGCTTCTGAcaacttccttcccttctgttcttGAGACAGGTTCTCATTATGCAGTCTAGGCTAAGTTTAAATTCCCTATAAccccagctgaccttgaactgtaatcctgccttagcctcccaagtgctggggctGTAGGTATTACCACTgcacccttcctttttcttttttcttttttcttttctttttctttttttttgccagtcctggggcttggactcagggcctgagcactgtccctggcttctttttgctcaaggctagcactctgccacttgagccacagtgccacttctggccattttctgtatatgtggtgctggggaatcgaacccagggcctcatgtatatgaggcaggcactcttgccactaggccatatccccagcccgtgcacCCTTCCTTTACATAGCTATGTTTCTGGCCTATATAACCACTTttcaaaaagactttttttttaatcaatttttcTTTGTGTAAGAAAGTGTGAAAGATAATTTCATTGGCTACAAGGTTCTAGGttagtttttctttccttatttctctcacttgtggggcttgaacttggtacctgagcttttttacttaaggctagtactctaccactttgagccacagctctacttctggttttctggtagttagttggggctaagagtctcattgactttctttccCCGGCTAGCTTTGAGACTAGcttaaatcctcaaatctcagcttcctgagtagctaggattataggcatcagccaccagccacTGGCACAAATTAGCATTTCAACACTTCGTAAAAGTAAAAACCAGAAATAATTATGGCAGAATAATTAAGGTTTTAGAAAGACCTTTACTTAAAAGAGTTCTAAGATTTATTTgtaccagtaaatatctcaaaaCTCACATATACCTCAAATACCTACAGAGGAGGAGAGTTCAAGGGAAAACAGATCATTTGAAACTTTTTTTACTTAAGAAACAAAACAGTTTCTTCCTTTGCCTGAGTTTATATTAGGATTAGcccataaataaaaacatatcaaACAAATACAGACTCACAGTCATAGTAACATGTTTAGGAATCTGGCTAGCTTCAAAGCACAAACTATATACACGGGATTTAGTCTACTCTTTAAGAGTTACAGCTTAAATAAGACAATAGTCATAAAGTAGTGTTAAATTAAGTGGGTAGCAGTTATCTATTCACCCTATCTGAGGAAAGAAGCTGAGCCCAGCTTTCCTGGTTAGACAAGTTTCCATAGCCTCAGTACACAGTCCACGATacttgctttagtttgtttgggCCTACTAACTGGTCCAAGACTTCTCGTGAATgatctataaaagaaaataatgacagcATATTAATTCACAATTACCAAAGGAAAACAATAATCAGATATAATAATTTTAACTCAGGGTTATTTAAAGTACTGAATATCACCACATAAAGCATAGTACACCACTGAATAACTCATAAATTAATGGTATCccccttttttgtcagtcatggggcttgaactcagggcctgggcactgtcgctgagctcttcactcaagg contains:
- the Etfbkmt gene encoding electron transfer flavoprotein beta subunit lysine methyltransferase, whose translation is MALSCGWQAPRSQWYLQKAYRYAGFSLFLGDRCPWRGAGSPVNAEVKKFLEKNTEVTSTGNLTPEIQLRLLTPRCKFWWERADLWPFGDPYWAIYWPGGQALSRYLLDNPGVVRGKSVLDLGSGCGATAMAAKMSGASQILANDTDPIAGMAIALNCELNRLDPFPILTEDILDMEQEKWDLVVLGDMFYDDDLADRLHQWLRSCRGTYGTRILIGDPGRPQFTGHRIQQQLCKIVEFSLPEPTQQENNGLTTSAVWEFWP